A portion of the Cololabis saira isolate AMF1-May2022 chromosome 17, fColSai1.1, whole genome shotgun sequence genome contains these proteins:
- the dnajc9 gene encoding dnaJ homolog subfamily C member 9 has product MGLLERCQELFHTSNLYEVLGISPAAAEADIRRSYYKVSLKVHPDRAPEDPQATEKFQVLGKLYAVLNDKEQRAVYDEQGVVDEESDVLSQDRCWEDHWRLLFPKITVKDILEFEQKYRGSDEEREDLIRLYVQHKGDMDTIAAWALCFSQEDEPRLCAIIQAAIESGEVESFPAFTQESNKKKRARRKRADRERQEAEEMQKEMGLGNEDDSLAMMLKQRQQSREKGFDSFLSDLEAKYSKKSEKPQRGKKGKK; this is encoded by the exons atgggtctgctggagcggtgCCAGGAGCTCTTCCACACCTCCAACCTGTACGAGGTGCTGGGCATcagcccggcggcggccgaggcgGACATACGCAGGAGCTACTACAAGGTGTCGCTGAAAGTACACCCAGACCGGGCCCCCGAAGACCCGCAGGCCACGGAGAAGTTTCAG GTGTTGGGAAAGCTGTACGCAGTGTTGAACGATAAGGAGCAGAGGGCTGTCTATGATGAGCAGGGAGTGGTGGATGAAGAGTCTGATGTCCTCAGTCAAGACCGCTGCTGGGAAGACCACTGGAGACTGCTCTTCCCTAAG ATTACAGTGAAAGACATTCTCGAATTTGAGCAGAAGTACAGGGGCTCCGATGAGGAGCGGGAAGACTTGATCCGGCTTTATGTGCAGCATAAGGGAGACATGGATACCATCGCTGCCTGGGCTCTGTGCTTCTCTCAGGAAGACGAACCCAGGCTGTGCGCCATCATCCAGGCTGCCATCGAGAGCGGAGAGGTCGAATCCTTTCCAGCATTTACTCAGGAGAGCAACAAAAAGAAGAGGGCTCGTAGGAAAAGG GCTGATAGAGAACGTCAAGAAGCAGAAGAAATGCAAAAAGAGATGGGGCTTGGTAATGAGGATGATAGTCTTGCCATGATGCTTAAG CAAAGACAACAATCCAGAGAAAAGGGTTTTGACAGTTTCCTGTCCGACCTTGAAGCGAAATACtccaaaaaaagtgaaaaacctcagagaggaaaaaaaggaaaaaagtaa
- the ndnfl gene encoding protein NDNF, producing the protein MVLLSLSWCLGAALTLVCGSSWPQGNSALAPENEVPLRPTTWLPEGKITSVTLPKGKTRRLYFTLKKKASAMSVTVSPCDLPIEWSLAARTLKDKPFKSLQWSTKKSMPEVWWRGPGTEEKIHSFTGNTVDTYSGPSHPRASIYILRLRSRQQNTKATVHLHEGLGPSGIFPLLPSDSKIHTLGVGMTSVTLSWAPSTSVTGFTHAEDNYGYCVLVNAQQNYPSLCAAQESMRKEKDQNRDKTERSRRVTVWPMLKEWWWQQKDAFPEAQSPPSSLADEYADLQCVCEGTESVCTVSELLPDTAYYINVFVIDKLNGTSAAYKGAFARTHEEARLAITPLKEGELRWVTFQDGGSNSEQFFSFRPQGWQQRGLLTLQSCGGGEKIKVTVSSKGQVLTSQSVGADLVHIWLQGGPSYLIHLERGGTTTEQLPSPKDQALLGSLMSSVKMQISSAYHRRGIPSLPPTLQIKSFNRLRGCNSVTLAWMGTEERSLYCVYSRKLGSREVESGRASALTAPCLGPESRSDTERVLCKYFQELNPRRAVTTAVIGGLEPGMAYVFDVYLMRRWGIPIKYASKMVKTRNEC; encoded by the exons ATGGTGCTCTTGTCACTTTCCTGGTGTCTCGGTGCAGCTTTGACATTGGTTTGTGGCTCCTCGTGGCCCCAGGGGAATTCAGCTCTGGCTCCTGAGAACGAGGTGCCGCTTCGCCCGACTACATGGTTACCAGAGGGAAAGATCACCTCTGTAACGCTCCCCAAAGGAAAAACTCGCAG GTTGTACTTCACGTTGAAGAAGAAGGCCTCGGCGATGTCGGTGACTGTCAGCCCCTGTGATCTCCCCATCGAATGGAGCTTGGCCGCTCGAACCCTGAAGGACAAACCCTTCAAAAGCTTGCAGT GGAGCACCAAAAAGAGCATGCCAGAGGTGTGGTGGAGAGGTCCTGGCACCGAGGAGAAAATACACAGCTTCACTGGTAATACAGTGGACACCTACAGTGGTCCCTCCCATCCCCGAGCTTCCATCTACATCCTGAGGCTGCGCTCCAGACAGCAGAACACCAAAGCTACGGTGCACCTCCACGAAGGTCTGGGGCCCTCAGGCATCTTCCCTCTGCTTCCCTCTGACTCGAAAATTCACACCTTGGGGGTAGGCATGACGAGCGTCACCCTCAGCTGGGCACCCAGCACCTCTGTAACCGGCTTCACACATGCAGAGGACAATTATGGTTACTGTGTCCTCGTCAACGCTCAACAGAACTACCCCAGCCTTTGTGCTGCGCAAGAGAGCATGAGAAAAGAGAAAGACCAGAACCGAGACAAGACAGAGAGAAGCAGGAGAGTGACCGTCTGGCCGATGTTGAAGgaatggtggtggcagcagaaGGACGCCTTTCCTGAAGCTCAGAGTCCACCTTCCTCCCTTGCTGATGAGTATGCTGAtctccagtgtgtgtgtgaggggacTGAGAGCGTTTGCACCGTCTCTGAGCTTCTGCCTGACACCGCATATTACATCAACGTTTTTGTGATCGACAAGTTGAATGGGACCAGCGCAGCGTACAAGGGGGCGTTTGCGCGAACACACGAGGAGGCTCGACTTGCAATCACCCCACTTAAAGAAGGAGAGCTCAGGTGGGTGACCTTCCAAGACGGGGGCTCTAACTCAGAGCAGTTTTTTAGTTTCCGTCCTCAGGGTTGGCAGCAGAGGGGTCTCCTCACCTTACAGAGCTGTGGTGGAGGTGAAAAGATCAAGGTAACCGTGTCTAGTAAAGGGCAGGTATTGACCTCTCAGAGTGTGGGGGCAGATCTAGTACACATTTGGCTCCAAGGAGGTCCATCCTATCTCATCCACTTGGAGCGAGGTGGAACCACCACTGAACAGCTCCCTTCTCCTAAGGACCAAGCTCTACTAGGAAGTTTGATGTCTTCGGTCAAAATGCAGATCTCATCAGCTTACCACCGCAGAGGGATTCCTTCACTGCCTCCAACGCTGCAGATAAAATCCTTCAACCGGTTGCGCGGCTGCAACAGTGTTACCCTGGCCTGGATGGGCACAGAGGAAAGAAGTCTGTACTGTGTATACAGCAGGAAGCTTGGAAGCCGTGAGGTGGAGTCTGGGAGAGCATCAGCTCTAACTGCTCCCTGTCTGGGGCCGGAGTCCCGCTCTGACACCGAGCGGGTTCTCTGCAAGTATTTCCAAGAGTTGAATCCTCGACGGGCCGTCACTACAGCCGTGATAGGGGGCCTGGAGCCAGGGATGGCATATGTGTTTGATGTCTATCTAATGAGACGCTGGGGGATCCCTATCAAGTACGCCAGCAAGATGGTGAAGACCAGAAATGAATGCTGA
- the sparcl2 gene encoding SPARC-like protein 1, giving the protein MNPSLMLSLLLLIHPHSAAGGRAQRRQRHAEETLRPYIGRVEPAKLCELLKCHSPMGSWCQVVEENGILIPKCVCPQSCPRQMAPVCSVLGKTYGNQCLLHKEACRKRRRIGLAHEGPCLVPRGNCTEEELGQFPYRLLDWFLLLSRMVESYTPVALPQSCLSHAQRTQLAQQRFTLLDKNKDGKLSRRDLKKLQYKRLPSEHCATPFFQSCDRNGNKKVTMREWTYCLVDRSETWFYHFMSMKMGSSKLCPTLREKQP; this is encoded by the exons ATGAACCCGAGCTTGATGCTTAGCTTGCTTCTCTTGATTCACCCTCATTCAGCTGCG GGAGGCAGAGCTCAGCGCAGACAGAGACATGCTGAAGAGACCTTGAGGCCGTACATTGGCAGAGTCGAACCAG CCAAGCTCTGCGAGCTGCTGAAATGCCATAGTCCGATGGGATCCTGGTGTCAAGTGGTTGAAGAAAATGGGATCCTCATACCGAAGTGTGTTTGTCCTCAGTCCTGTCCACG GCAGATGGCACCAGTGTGCAGCGTTCTGGGAAAGACTTATGGGAACCAATGTTTGCTTCACAAAGAAGCCTGCAGAAAGAGACGCCGCATTGGACTGGCTCACGAAGGACCTTGTCTgg TCCCCAGGGGTAACTGCACAGAGGAGGAGTTGGGGCAGTTTCCATATCGTCTCCTGGACTGGTTTCTGCTCCTGAGTCGCATGGTGGAGTCATACACACCTGTCGCGCTGCCCCAGAGCTGCCTCAGCCACGCCCAGAGGACACAGCTGGCACAG CAAAGATTTACCCTACTGGACAAGAACAAAGATGGGAAGTTGAGCCGCAGGGATCTGAAGAAGCTGCAGTACAAGAGGCTGCCTTCGGAGCACTGTGCCACACCATTCTTCCA GTCATGTGATCGTAATGGGAACAAGAAAGTGACCATGAGAGAGTGGACATACTGTCTGGTGGATCGTTCTGAGACGTGGTTCTATCATTTCATGT CAATGAAAATGGGCTCCAGCAAGCTGTGTCCTACACTCAGAGAGAAGCAACCATGA